The following proteins are encoded in a genomic region of Cyclonatronum proteinivorum:
- the rpsA gene encoding 30S ribosomal protein S1, whose translation MSDELTNKTQEETENAAENQAQPAEAEVTQAEATENEAVETTEAVEAEVAEPVVAEEKAPEKPVREIKTFTGQKSEKVYTLDELEEASEDYSDDEYSKMVSMYEGTLTSITEKEIVSGRIVSIDEKYVIVDIGFKSEGIVPVNEFKNIEEVKPGDEIEVFLDRVEDREGQLVLSRRKANTLRVWQKIEQVHESQEVVEGHIKRRIKGGMVVDVFGIDAFLPGSQIDVRPVRDFDAYVGRNMEFLVVKLNMSSENVVVSHRALVETDLEDQRQEILASMQAGQILEGIVKNITDFGVFIDLGGVDGLLHITDLSWGRVEHPSEICKLDQRLNVVVLEFDEERKRISLGLKQLQPHPWDEINQKYPEGTKVQGKVVSIADYGAFIELEKGVEGLVHISEMSWTQHIKHPSQLVEKNQVIECVILNINVDERKVSLGVKQLENDPWKEITERYPINSRHKGVVRNLTNFGVFVELEPGIDGLVHISDLSWTDKVNHPSELVNKGEEIEVSILAVDFENRRISLGHKQIMENPWVNFASEYQLGSEVEGVVTRLTDKGAFVRLPNKLEGFLPQREVEEPNEMRNNFKPDTTVTLAIIEFDEQSRNITLSQKESARKEAEKEMKKLQKKKEAGEQPTGALTLGEMSGLAELKKRLDDENQDQK comes from the coding sequence ATGTCGGATGAGTTAACCAACAAAACTCAGGAAGAAACTGAAAACGCTGCCGAAAATCAGGCACAGCCTGCAGAAGCCGAAGTAACCCAAGCTGAAGCTACTGAAAATGAAGCCGTTGAAACCACTGAAGCTGTTGAAGCGGAAGTTGCTGAACCGGTTGTAGCTGAAGAGAAGGCTCCTGAAAAACCTGTGCGCGAAATAAAGACTTTTACAGGCCAAAAGAGCGAAAAAGTTTACACCCTCGACGAGCTCGAAGAAGCCTCTGAAGATTACTCAGATGATGAGTACAGCAAGATGGTGAGCATGTACGAAGGTACGCTCACTTCCATCACAGAGAAAGAAATAGTTTCCGGTCGTATTGTTTCCATTGATGAGAAATACGTAATCGTTGATATCGGCTTTAAATCAGAAGGTATCGTACCGGTAAATGAATTTAAGAATATTGAAGAAGTCAAGCCCGGCGACGAAATTGAAGTTTTCCTCGATAGGGTAGAAGACCGCGAAGGTCAGCTTGTCTTGTCCCGTCGCAAAGCAAACACCTTGCGCGTATGGCAAAAAATTGAGCAGGTTCACGAAAGTCAGGAAGTCGTTGAAGGTCACATCAAGCGTCGCATTAAAGGCGGTATGGTTGTTGACGTCTTCGGCATTGACGCATTCCTGCCGGGTTCACAGATTGACGTACGTCCGGTTCGTGACTTCGACGCCTATGTTGGCCGCAACATGGAGTTCCTCGTAGTTAAGCTCAACATGAGCAGCGAGAATGTTGTCGTTTCCCACCGCGCGCTTGTTGAAACCGATCTGGAAGATCAGCGTCAGGAGATTCTTGCAAGCATGCAGGCTGGTCAGATTCTGGAAGGTATCGTTAAGAACATCACTGACTTCGGTGTATTTATCGATCTCGGCGGCGTTGACGGTCTCCTTCACATCACCGACCTCAGCTGGGGCCGCGTAGAACATCCGTCTGAAATCTGCAAGCTTGATCAGCGCCTGAACGTAGTTGTGCTTGAGTTTGACGAAGAGCGCAAGCGTATTTCACTTGGTCTCAAGCAGCTTCAGCCCCATCCGTGGGACGAAATCAATCAGAAATATCCCGAAGGTACAAAGGTACAGGGTAAGGTTGTTTCTATTGCCGATTACGGTGCCTTTATTGAGCTCGAGAAAGGCGTTGAAGGTCTGGTTCACATCTCAGAGATGTCATGGACACAGCACATCAAGCACCCATCTCAGCTGGTTGAGAAAAATCAGGTTATCGAATGCGTGATTCTGAATATCAATGTTGATGAGCGCAAGGTTTCTCTCGGCGTGAAACAGCTTGAAAATGATCCCTGGAAAGAAATTACGGAGCGCTATCCGATCAACTCCCGCCACAAAGGTGTTGTGCGCAACCTCACCAACTTCGGCGTATTTGTTGAGCTTGAGCCGGGTATCGACGGTCTGGTTCACATCTCTGACCTCAGCTGGACGGATAAGGTGAATCACCCGAGTGAACTTGTAAACAAGGGTGAAGAAATCGAAGTAAGCATTCTTGCTGTAGATTTTGAAAACCGCCGTATTTCTCTTGGCCATAAGCAAATCATGGAAAACCCATGGGTTAACTTTGCCAGCGAATATCAGTTAGGCTCTGAAGTTGAAGGCGTTGTTACCCGCCTTACCGATAAAGGTGCTTTTGTGCGTCTTCCCAACAAGCTCGAAGGCTTCCTGCCACAGCGTGAAGTAGAAGAGCCAAATGAGATGCGCAACAACTTCAAACCTGATACGACTGTTACCCTTGCGATTATTGAGTTCGATGAGCAGAGCCGTAATATTACGCTCAGCCAGAAGGAATCAGCACGTAAGGAAGCAGAGAAGGAAATGAAAAAGCTGCAGAAAAAGAAAGAAGCAGGCGAGCAGCCTACCGGCGCGCTCACCCTTGGTGAGATGTCAGGCCTTGCTGAGCTGAAAAAGCGGCTCGATGACGAAAATCAGGATCAAAAGTAA
- the cmk gene encoding (d)CMP kinase, with amino-acid sequence MIVTIDGPAGSGKSSTAKKVAEQVGWHYLDSGALYRTWTLLYVMGGMDLALFEEVVDVHDITLSVDKHGTEPLLNGEKVGDSIREQRISEHVSTVSTLQAVRDKVNAEMRRIVQKHNFVADGRDLGSVVFPDALLKIYMVADLDERAKRRFAEMEKKGIPASLQEIKDNLAARDATDSERAIAPLTKPEGAIEIDTTQLSFAEQVSRISSEIQQKLS; translated from the coding sequence ATGATAGTAACGATAGATGGTCCGGCAGGGTCGGGTAAAAGCTCAACAGCAAAAAAAGTAGCCGAGCAGGTTGGCTGGCACTATCTTGATTCGGGCGCCTTGTACCGGACCTGGACGCTTTTATATGTGATGGGCGGGATGGATTTGGCGCTGTTTGAAGAAGTTGTTGATGTACACGACATTACGCTAAGCGTTGATAAGCATGGCACAGAACCCTTGCTCAATGGGGAGAAGGTGGGTGACAGCATTCGGGAGCAGCGGATTTCGGAGCATGTGAGCACGGTTTCAACCCTGCAGGCCGTACGGGATAAAGTTAATGCCGAAATGCGGCGCATTGTTCAAAAGCACAACTTTGTAGCTGACGGCCGCGATCTCGGATCCGTTGTGTTTCCGGATGCCTTGCTCAAAATATATATGGTGGCTGATCTTGATGAACGCGCAAAGCGGCGGTTTGCGGAAATGGAGAAAAAAGGCATTCCGGCTTCTTTGCAGGAGATCAAAGATAATCTGGCAGCACGCGATGCTACCGACTCCGAAAGGGCTATTGCGCCGCTCACAAAACCTGAAGGCGCAATTGAAATTGATACAACGCAGCTTTCATTTGCCGAACAGGTCAGCCGAATCAGTTCGGAGATTCAGCAAAAGTTATCCTGA
- the rpsT gene encoding 30S ribosomal protein S20 gives MPQHKSSIKRVRQDKKKRIHNRALRSKMRTLYKKVFLTEDPEKAEAALKEAVSYIDRMAVKGILHKNNAANKKSNIVRYVNALSK, from the coding sequence ATGCCACAGCATAAGTCTTCCATCAAACGCGTCCGTCAGGACAAGAAAAAACGCATTCACAACCGCGCCCTACGCTCCAAAATGCGTACCCTGTACAAAAAAGTTTTTCTGACTGAAGACCCGGAAAAAGCCGAAGCTGCCTTAAAAGAAGCCGTTTCTTACATCGACCGCATGGCTGTTAAAGGTATCCTGCACAAAAACAACGCAGCAAATAAAAAGTCGAACATCGTACGCTACGTAAACGCTCTTTCAAAATAA
- the gpmI gene encoding 2,3-bisphosphoglycerate-independent phosphoglycerate mutase: protein MSRALLVILDGYGVASNPEVSAIDQANTPFYDHLNSTYPKTTLTASGEAVGLPDGQFGNSEVGHLNIGAGRIVWQELSRINKAIRDGDFFENEVLLEAVSIAKKKGYIHVMGLFSAGGVHSHNDHLFAILELCKKHGIPEVYVHAFTDGRDTPPHSGKAYAKAFEDKAAEIGVGKLASIVGRYYAMDRDNRWERVERCYKLLTDGEGTRFSSADEAFTKSYADGVTDEFINPVLLDESPDSRLKPGDPVLFYNIRGDRAREITRALTFREFDGFERKGYPNLHYVCFTQYDATFQNVKVAYPPQVLANTLGEVVAKNKRTQLRIAETEKYPHVTYFFNGGEEVPNEGEERIMVASPKVATYDLQPEMSAPEVGDKLTEALKSEAFDLVVLNFANPDMVGHTGVFEAAVAAVEAVDHQLQRVVTTALEHGYACLIIADHGNADCMYEADGSPHTAHTTQPVPCILADNTRKDVKLREGGILADVAPTLLKLLDIPKPKEMTGESLF, encoded by the coding sequence ATGTCCCGTGCCCTTCTTGTCATCCTTGACGGCTATGGTGTTGCTTCAAACCCCGAAGTAAGCGCCATAGATCAGGCAAACACTCCTTTTTACGATCACCTCAACAGTACCTACCCCAAAACCACGCTTACCGCATCCGGTGAAGCTGTTGGTCTTCCGGATGGTCAGTTTGGCAATTCCGAGGTTGGTCACCTAAATATCGGTGCGGGACGAATCGTATGGCAGGAACTTTCCCGAATCAACAAAGCCATACGCGATGGCGATTTCTTTGAGAATGAAGTCCTGCTCGAAGCCGTCTCCATTGCCAAAAAGAAAGGCTACATCCATGTTATGGGCCTTTTTTCAGCGGGGGGCGTGCACAGCCATAACGATCACCTTTTTGCAATTCTGGAACTCTGCAAAAAGCACGGCATACCTGAAGTTTACGTACACGCCTTCACCGACGGACGCGACACCCCGCCGCACTCCGGCAAAGCCTATGCCAAGGCCTTTGAAGATAAAGCTGCCGAAATTGGGGTCGGCAAGCTTGCAAGTATCGTAGGCCGTTACTACGCAATGGATCGCGACAACCGCTGGGAACGGGTTGAACGCTGCTACAAGCTGCTCACCGATGGCGAAGGCACCCGCTTCAGCTCAGCTGATGAAGCCTTTACCAAAAGCTATGCAGACGGCGTTACGGATGAATTCATCAACCCTGTTTTGCTTGATGAAAGCCCGGACAGCCGCCTTAAGCCAGGAGATCCGGTTCTGTTCTACAACATCAGGGGAGACCGGGCCCGCGAAATTACCCGCGCGCTCACCTTCCGCGAGTTTGACGGCTTCGAACGCAAAGGGTATCCCAACCTGCATTATGTTTGCTTTACGCAGTACGACGCGACCTTTCAAAATGTCAAAGTCGCGTATCCCCCGCAGGTACTTGCAAACACCCTGGGCGAAGTTGTAGCCAAAAACAAGCGCACACAGCTGCGCATTGCGGAAACCGAAAAATACCCGCACGTCACCTACTTCTTTAACGGCGGCGAAGAAGTCCCCAATGAAGGCGAAGAACGCATCATGGTTGCAAGTCCAAAAGTTGCTACCTATGATTTGCAGCCTGAAATGAGTGCACCTGAAGTCGGCGACAAGCTCACCGAAGCCCTCAAATCAGAAGCTTTCGATCTTGTTGTTCTCAATTTTGCCAACCCCGATATGGTCGGACATACGGGCGTTTTTGAAGCTGCCGTTGCCGCCGTCGAAGCCGTTGACCATCAGCTTCAGCGCGTTGTTACCACCGCGCTCGAGCACGGTTACGCCTGCCTTATCATTGCCGATCACGGAAATGCCGACTGCATGTACGAAGCCGACGGAAGCCCGCACACGGCACACACCACTCAGCCGGTTCCCTGCATTTTAGCTGACAACACCCGCAAAGACGTAAAACTTCGCGAAGGTGGCATTCTCGCAGATGTAGCCCCCACCCTGCTCAAACTCC